A region of the Bacillus sp. NP247 genome:
CTTTCTCGCATCCGCCGAATTTTGAGGTAGGAGTCTTACTGCCCGTTAATACGGGATAAATAGAATGCAAAATAATTCAAAAGAATGTAAAGGAACCTTGACGTAAAGTTTCCTTTACATTTATACTCGATATAAGGGAGGAGGGAGAAATTTCCTTGGAAAATAAAATGGTTGAATACCGAAAAAAATTTGGACTATCTCAAGAAAAATTGGCTGAGAAACTTGGAGTTTCCAGACAAACCATTATCTCGATTGAAAAGGGGAAATATGATCCATCACTTCCGTTAGCATTTGAAATAGCGAAAACATTTCAGACAACGATAGAACATGTATTTATTCATGAAGGAAAAGAA
Encoded here:
- a CDS encoding helix-turn-helix transcriptional regulator encodes the protein MENKMVEYRKKFGLSQEKLAEKLGVSRQTIISIEKGKYDPSLPLAFEIAKTFQTTIEHVFIHEGKEEGEKG